The genomic segment AGCGCGAATCTGAATTAGTCGGGATTCTAATGTAGATACTGAACACCGGatgagaaacaaaaaagaaaaggtttctTGCTGGTATTTTGACTGATTTTACCAGCCAATATTTTATGGCTtaaaaagtactccctccgtcccaaaaagattgtcctcttttgacttggcacaaagtttaagaaataaacgaaaacttttgaaatgtgtggttcaaaacaagccttaaatatttgtgtgaatataaatcatctcataaagttaaattatttttaaatatagaaagaagacaatctttttgggacagactaaaaaggaaaggaggacaatctttttgggagaGAGAGTATTTGGTTTTAAGGACTTCTTTTATTCTGCGGCTTGCAAGTTGCAAATACTTAGTTATTTATGTGTCCTTCCATTGACTTCcaattgttgcaacaattcATCCCATTCATTTTGATTAGTTAATCTTGTTCAAAACATTCATACAGTtagccaaaataattattatatgataAGTAGCATGGTCCTAGTAATTTCTGCCATGACCTAGTTGTCCTTGTCAGGCGGAATCTTACTTTGTCTCTATTTTGGCGACATTAAcaactttgttttctttcttaaaattttaaactatAGTAAAATGCTCTTGTCCACACCGTATTAATCTATGCTCGAGAAGATGGCTGATGGCATATTCTACAAACAAAATGGCTGAAATTTGATACACATAGGTGAAACCGAACACAACACAAATTTTGATAATAAGATATGTTATTTGCTATAATATTTAAGAATATACTGATggtataaaattatttacatgattatgtatattactTAAATTCTTAATAAGTGAAAGCAAGCACAATAATGGTAAAAGTTTACCCAgttcccaaatatatatatgtctcaTGATACTCATGCTTGTtacttaattataattaaataatgtgtatttttactttaatattaatttttatccGCTAAAATTGATTATTTAATATAAACATTAAGTGTGAATAAGAATTTATAGACATTAACCCTCTGTCCTTATCATCTTTATTTGTTTCGGTTCTGTTCTTATCATTTTTAATGTCTCGAAATCCCCAAGTTTTTTCGGTGTTTCCGAAGTTTCTGAAAAGAGTTGGCAgactaattttgaaaattttcaaggaGAAAAAAACATCGTTCAAGATTTAGTCCAAACAAACTATTTATGCAAAATTTCAAAACGAAATTTGCAAACTCAAAAAACTCCAAACAAATGCCACCTTAGTAGTTTTTGACATTTATAGCTATCATATATTACCATTCATGACGAGTTAATATTATTTACTTTCCTATATTAAAGTTATCGTGATTGATGGTAATCATTAGTAAACGAAAATGTCGCGTGAATTGCAACCATGATCCGATCGAAAAGAGATCAATCCTTTGAGGGTAAAAACCCCTAATATCGTTAATTAGCAGCAAAGCAAATATCAAAGTAAAAGAAGACCAATTTTGAATCATAGAGAGCAGTTCTTGAATCTCAACTTATTTACAAAACCTACTTTTTACAAAATAAGAGGAACAATATTCTAATCTAAGGATCAATCATAATTGCTTCTAGTCTAGTGATATCAGCGAAAATCTTTCACACGATATCTATACATTTAACTTTCATTACCGTTTTTCATTTCTCCTTCTCCGATCTCCAATACAGAATCGgattcattttaggattttggtTCCAACGCATCCAACAATCGATAGCAATTTCATCTCGTCTTCCAAGATCAACAACTCCAATTTTGATCTTTACAAAACACGTCTTTTCACCTTACCTCAATATCTGAATGGTAAACCAATCTACAacacctttcttcttttctatggCGGTCATATTCTGAACTTTTGATTTATTCGCGAGCAACTCAACTATTTCATTCTTTTTGACAAGGTACTTTTACCCggtaaaacaaaaatttaccAAAACAAGATTTTACCCTACTCCGGTATTGCACTCAACCTCGCCATGTGCTTCCCTCTCCTCCCACTTCCACCACCACTAATCCTCCCTTTTCTCAATGAACCATCCGCCACTTTGCCACCGCCCTTCCCTTCAGAAAATACAAACTCCTTATTACGACACCCACATTTCTCTCTACAACAACTACTACTTCTCTTCAATGCGGAACTAGCCTTCACCGCTAATGCTGCCATTTCTTCTGCTCGAAGCTTACTTCTTAGCCGCTTCAATGGCAAAGCAAAATATAGCTGACCTAATTGAAGCTCTTCGTCGCCATTTATGGCGTAAACCATATCTCCAAATTCCATTTCATCTGAGTTACAAATGAAGATAGTGGGATCTTTTTGTAAGAGATATGAAGCTTTTATGGGATAAGGGAACTCTTGTAATCTTCCATCTTGCAGTATTAGTTTTACCGTAGCTACAGACGTAGATTCGCACGAATTGCATATGCCCATTTTGCTTGAATCGATGGATTTGCTTAGTTGATTGTGTTATTAGAAAACAGAGGAAGACCGATGAATGAACTAAGAGAATTTTATGAGAAGAATAAAgggaaagagaagaaagaagtaTAAATAAGTATGAGAGAAGAAAGAACGGAGGTATATAGGTAGGACTTAGGAGGTGAGAATGGATTGAGTAAAGTTAGCAAGAAGCCACGTCAATTGTGCAacaatgaggaaaaaaaaaaaattattataatggTATAATATTGACCGAACTATCTCATAAAGTTTTGGACTCAATTCTAATACCACTTTAGAGGGCAAATAACTAACGCTTACCACTAATGATTGTGGTGTAGTAGCTGGTACTATCCATCCTTTACTCCATCCTTAATTAAGGtctcgagttcgaacccccttAGGTACGGAGTCATTATTATTAGGGAGTGCTTGGCCCTCAATGTGGGACTACCCGACACAAATTCGAATTAGTCGGGCCCCAATGCGGGTGTCGGATACAGgatgggaaaccaaaaaaaaaaaaaaatctcaacacTTGAAATGTAAAAcgaaaaaggctcaaatatgccatccaactatcggaaatggctcatttatgccactcgtcaatagtttggttcatttatgccatcgaactataggaaatgactcatttatacCATCGAACTATAAGAAATAGCTCATTTAtaccactcatcaatagtttgactcatttcgGAAATCGCCGtcatcaaaatgactcatccatgccatttttcattaacgccggttttataataccagacatgacacgtggcctccaattagaagTCTACgttgtttaattaaaccagcccaattttaaataccaaattattaaaaaatctgACCTATACACCGTActcacccacaaccataatctagttagaggccacgtgtcatatatggtattgtaaaaccagctttaatgaaatatggcatggatgagtcattttgataacagacgatgacataaatgagtcaaactattgatgagtagcataaatgagtcattttttaatagttcgatggcataaatagTACATATTATCGTCGATGCTCCATAAATGGCCCAAACTATCGACGAAGGTATGAATGCACCATTTCGATAATGGATAAGAtattttgagccttttccgaatGTAAAATAATCCAGGTGACGAAGAGCTCTCGGGAAGAATATTTTTTCTTCTAGATCAACTTTTATCATGGAGCAACTACTCCTTCCCTTGCCCCTGTTGGATCAGTAAGGCTAGTTTATGTCTTATGACGTTCGAATACAACTCAGGTATCACTTTATAGGGTAAATAACTGATCAAAATTTGAGATATGAAGTTGCCGAGATGGCGAAGAGTCAATATCGAGGTGTCAAATATTTCTGCTGATATGAGCTCTTGGGATGAtcatccttttatttttaaatcaatttttattgTTGAGCAACTACTCGTCCCTTGCCCCTGTTCGATCACTAAGGCTGACTTATGTCTCTCCTCGACGGGTGGATCTAACAGTTAAGTTCCCTTTTTGCCTTTGAATGCACTCGAAAGTCAATCTTCATCCGCCTTGAGAAAatatcactacaaaaaaatgggtaatttgcggaggttaaAAGTTGTAATTTGCAGAGGTTTTAACCTCCTCTAGTTGCTAAAAGAGGCTAAAACCTCCGTGAATTGCAACTTCAATTTCTGCAAATTATCCATTTTTTTGTAGAGTATTTATTTTGTCAAATCATTATTTATCtaactacttttttatttttaacatataatAACTACAGTATATGCAAGTAGTGGAGTGAACAAATTCTATGGATGGCCTTTCAATTCTAGTTGTTATTGCCATTAATGGGCTGTGCCTTGCGAACCTGTGAACTCATTAGTGACAGGCTATATAAGGAGAATACTGCCTCCTTTCAACTCTGCCCCTCGTTTCGCTCTAAAATTACGAGAAGGGGGTGTGATTTCAAACAACTCCTCATTTCCCGTTGCCTTTCCCCCAAGTATAACTAATCAACACCTGTTTTTGCTCAACCCTGTTATTATGTGCTATTAATGTCTCCGGTAAATtcagaatttaaaatttatgaattcTTATATGAATctcaaatttataaaataattgatAGGTCACAATCTAATATTTATAGATgtttagtaaatattttaatatacatatagGGTGTGGGTAAAAGTTATTGGGTGTCCGTAAACCCGTCGCCTTTCTTCTACAGAATATCGCTATAAGACGAGTCGTTTATCATTACGATAGCTGTCAAGTGAAAAATGCAGCTAAGACATCCTAACAGCCTCAATGACGAAGAGTTGACATGCATCGAGGTGTAAAACCTTCCAGTTGATGTGAGTTCTCGAGGAAGATTATTATGTTATCCCTAAAGTAACTTTTTCTGTTGAGCGATAGCCATTCTACTCGGCACCGTTGACTCACCCGGGCCTTGATTCTCCATATGTATGgtttataaattactttttctttttttaaaactacTGACGTCAACCACGTCAAGGTGACACTCTACCTCTGATTTATATCCGTTTCTCGCCCCATCAAGAAGTAGAACTGACTAATCCTATGTGAGATGAAAGTCTCATGCACGGTTTTGAGTGAAAGAAAGAAGTGAGgtttcatttttatttctaaaatctttttaaaactaaaatcattttaaaattaaaattttcaccTAATACTATATTTTTATAGTTTAAAAAATACCATGACATAGATAATACCATCAATTCTAACCATATTTTATCAATTAAACATTATATTATGTCAAATGTCGTCAAATAAATTCTAATGGAGGGCGTAACATATATCACTCTTAAAGTGGAAAATGCCATCTTGTGGACAAAGAAGGTACTGCGTGGCTATAAATCGGACGAGGAATATATGCCACTCGATTGCTCTATTTGCAACACAAGATTCCAAATCGTGATCCCCCCAAAATGAGAACTCCTGATTCCAATAAATTGAACAAACTTGATCCGTTCTAATGCTTATTCAACTGGTATTCTACACTTCAGCTATATAAGACTCTTTCATTCAATTATTTAGAAATATAAAAGCTTAACTGAAGAAGATCAAATAGAGTATGTTCATCTCCGAATCAAACAAAGAATAGTCACTTTTTATTTGATAAGATGATAAGTTCAAAAGTAATTTTACACTATTAGTGCAATGCAATTTTGTCTTCTAAGAATTTGTTTTATTCAATGTCGTATTGTAATTCCAACTAATTTTATTAACACCCCGAAGGGtcattaaaagggaaagtactATTTACTACTAGTCTTTTCATATTCAAGACTCAAATTTAAGA from the Lycium ferocissimum isolate CSIRO_LF1 chromosome 11, AGI_CSIRO_Lferr_CH_V1, whole genome shotgun sequence genome contains:
- the LOC132036222 gene encoding uncharacterized protein LOC132036222; translation: MGICNSCESTSVATVKLILQDGRLQEFPYPIKASYLLQKDPTIFICNSDEMEFGDMVYAINGDEELQLGQLYFALPLKRLRSKLRAEEMAALAVKASSALKRSSSCCREKCGCRNKEFVFSEGKGGGKVADGSLRKGRISGGGSGRRGKHMARLSAIPE